A window of the Fulvia fulva chromosome 3, complete sequence genome harbors these coding sequences:
- a CDS encoding Mitotic check point protein BUB2 yields MAQLDTLLQQGPFSGDHIAGLDELRRIVLLDGIPSNSDGMSELRIYVWLILLNVAPLPTNTYLDLVEAGASPAYAKIRNDTFRTMTTDPLFRRRVTENSLTRVLNAVAWKLHEADEARINGWMSPPTLGVPKSLDGSDTIFRSPASVSTRHTRGSVAGTEDSDAGDNPTSHIGYVQGMNVMAAPFLYAARSEAQAYAAFVRCIENECPGYVRGSMEGVHKGLALVDQILTIVDSKLASHLTAKGMKAEIYAFPSVLTLCACTPPLPEVLQLWDFLFAYGPHINLLCIVSQLVLMRDSLLTSNTPKPDFKPLRARKVIEYTVNFARKIPDDLYEQMLVHAK; encoded by the exons ATGGCTCAACTCGACACTCTGCTCCAGCAGGGCCCATTCAGCGGCGACCACATTGCcggtctcgacgagctgaGGCGCATAGTGCTACTCGATGGCATCCCGTCCAACAGCGATGGCATG TCCGAGCTGCGCATCTATGTCTGGCTGATTCTTCTGAATGTCGCACCGCTGCCAACAAACACCTACCTGGACCTGGTCGAGGCAGGCGCATCTCCAGCATATGCCAAAATCAGAAACGACACCTTTCGAACCATGACAACAGATCCGCTCTTTCGCCGGCGTGTCACTGAGAACAGTCTGACTCGTGTCCTCAATGCCGTGGCGTGGAAGCTGCACGAAGCCGACGAAGCACGCATCAACGGCTGGATGTCGCCTCCAACCCTCGGCGTGCCCAAGAGTCTCGATGGATCAGACACCATCTTCCGCTCACCAGCATCTGTCAGTACTCGCCACACGCGAGGCTCAGTCGCAGGCACGGAGGATTCCGACGCTGGCGATAATCCCACCAGCCACATCGGCTACGTGCAAGGAATGAATGTCATGGCTGCACCATTCTTGTACGCTGCCCGAAGTGAGGCGCAAGCATATGCTGCCTTCGTGCGCTGCATCGAGAACGAATGCCCAGGCTACGTGCGAGGCAGCATGGAAGGTGTGCACAAAGGTCTCGCCCTGGTTGACCAAATCCTGACCATTGTCGATTCGAAGCTGGCATCACATCTCACCGCGAAGGGCATGAAAGCAGAAATCTATGCTTTCCCCAGCGTTCTGACATTGTGTGCCTGCACGCCGCCGCTGCCTGAAGTCCTCCAGTTGTGGGACTTCCTCTTTGCGTACGGACCACACATCAATTTGCTCTGCATCGTATCCCAGCTGGTATTGATGCGGGATTCGCTCCTCACTAGTAACAC GCCTAAGCCAGACTTCAAGCCGTTGAGAGCACGAAAAGTGATTGAGTACACGGTGAACTTCGCACGAAAGATTCCAGATGATCTATACGAGCAGATGCTCGTTCATGCCAAATGA
- a CDS encoding 5-formyltetrahydrofolate cyclo-ligase, with protein MLARRSIQRLRFNNPTPLVSSKAFGIGSEARNMASTSEKDAKKALRKDIKDRLYALSEDDISAQSKQAQETILSMQQYRNAKRVGIYLSMPKSEAQTDLLIRDAFDNDKKVFVPYLHSVSSGSEGKKRKIMDMLRLTSLREYETLEHDSWGIPSLAASSVEARENAIGGLGLLSSGDEAPGLDMVVVPGVSFDREGARTGHGAGFYDAYLSSYCADGKREKPYLVGLCLAEQLLDPGQIVMQEHDWRVDAVAAGDGSLHAVEYNL; from the exons ATGCTAGCCAGACGCTCTATCCAACGACTCCGCTTCAACAATCCCACGCCACTTGTTTCTTCGAAGGCTTTCGGCATAGGATCAGAGGCACGCAACATGGCATCGACCTCAGAGAAAGACGCAAAGAAAGCACTCCGGAAAGACATCAAAGACCGGCTCTATGCACTCAGTGAAGACGACATCTCAGCACAGTCAAAACAAGCGCAGGAAACAATTCTCTCCATGCAACAGTACAGAAACGCAAAGCGGGTTGGGATCTACCTTTCGATGCCAAAATCAGAAGCTCAAACAGATCTCCTGATCAGAGATGCTTTCGACAACGACAAGAAAGTCTTCGTTCCCTACCTTCACAGCGTCTCATCTGGGTCTGAAGGCAAGAAGCGAAAGATCATGGACATGCTCCGTCTAACTTCGCTGAGGGAGTATGAGACGCTCGAGCACGATTCTTGGGGGATCCCAAGTCTGGCAGCGTCGAGTGTTGAAGCGCGGGAGAATGCTATCGGTGGCCTGGGACTGCTGTCAAGCGGTGATGAAGCGCCAGGATTGGATATGGTTGTAGTTCCCGGAGTATCTTTTGATCGTGAAGGCGCGAGGACTGGGCATGGTGCTGGATTCTATGATGCGTACTTGAGTAGCTACTGTGCGGATGGTAAGAGGGAGAAGCCATATTTAG TCGGCTTGTGCCTTGCTGAACAGCTGCTCGACCCTGGACAGATCGTAATGCAGGAGCACGACTGGAGAGTTGACGCTGTAGCGGCAGGCGACGGAAGCCTGCATGCTGTCGAGTACAACTTGTGA
- a CDS encoding Small nuclear ribonucleoprotein E, translating to MSGRPGGQRKVLLPPINFIFKLLQQHNTVQIWLYEQLGIRIEGKIRGFDEFMNLVIDDAVEVKQPGKGQTEEDVKGQRRELGQILLKGDNVCLIQSLT from the exons ATGTCCGGACGACCAGGCGGCCAGCGCAAAGTCCTGCTCCCACCCATCAACTTCATTTTCAAGCTCCTCCAACAGCACAACACCGTTCAGATCTGGCTCTACGAGCAGCTAGGCATCCGCATCGAGGGCAAGATCCGTGGCTTCGATGAGTTCATGAACTTGGTGATTGACGATGCGGTCGAGGTCAAGCAGCCCGGCAAGGGCCAGACGGAGGAGGATGTGAAGGGCCAGAGGAGGGAGTTGG GTCAAATATTGCTCAAGGGCGACAATGTGTGCCTCATCCAGAGCTTGACATAA
- a CDS encoding Monooxygenase, with amino-acid sequence MAFDPIFNPFTTRPKSQALRAGSLIPFLHTLRANFSLTTWLLFGAVLQSLLILLLPYKNLTLTAPAFGLLIYKTTRLALTCLGLLPNPGMDGVLNYRTVPVFPNEKGGAQDTPAGQTICAMLLSVRSNHPLGIFAPGFKETGDFFKAMISELNANATALGFLGSSSWLRAHDRETSSENMGFLHFENEQKLHDFAHGPLHTKALEWWTGAEGGLKHIGIMHEVFACPRNSWEGIYLNYHPTGLGATTKEVEVGGKKVWMSPLVKGKGTLNYSKGRMGRAFGSKEWEALDRTHGEHEKVDFGDEKV; translated from the exons ATGGCCTTCGACCCCATCTTCAACCCCTTCACCACACGACCCAAATCTCAAGCCCTCCGAGCCGGCTCCCTTATCCCATTCCTCCAC ACCCTCCGCGCCAACTTCTCCCTGACAACCTGGCTCCTCTTCGGCGCTGTCCTCCAGTCCCTCCTAATCCTCCTCCTCCCCTACAAAAACCTCACCCTCACCGCCCCAGCCTTTGGCCTCCTAATCTACAAAACCACCCGCCTAGCCCTGACGTGTCTCGGTCTTCTCCCAAATCCGGGTATGGACGGCGTGCTGAACTATCGCACCGTTCCCGTCTTCCCAAATGAGAAGGGCGGTGCCCAAGACACGCCCGCCGGCCAGACCATCTGCGCCATGCTCCTGTCCGTCCGCTCAAACCACCCACTAGGAATATTCGCCCCCGGCTTCAAGGAGACGGGGGATTTCTTCAAAGCTATGATTTCGGAATTGAACGCTAATGCTACGGCGTTGGGGTTTTTGGGATCGAGTTCGTGGCTGAGGGCTCACGATCGGGAGACGAGTAGCGAGAACATGGGGTTTCTCCATTTCGAGAACGAGCAGAAATTGCACGACTTCGCGCATGGGCCGTTGCATACGAAGGCGCTGGAGTGGTGGACGGGTGCGGAGGGGGGTTTGAAGCATATTGGGATTATGCATGAGGTGTTTGCGTGTCCGAGGAATTCGTGGGAGGGGATTTATTTGAATTATCATCCGACTG GTCTCGGTGCCACGACGAAAGAGGTTGAGGTCGGTGGGAAGAAAGTCTGGATGAGTCCTCTGGTGAAGGGAAAGGGGACGTTGAATTATAGTAAAGGTCGTATGGGAAGGGCGTTTGGATCGAAGGAGTGGGAAGCATTGGATAGGACGCATGGTGAGCATGAGAAGGTGGACTTTGGAGATGAGAAAGTTTGA
- a CDS encoding Sulfate permease 2: MASTSTKVGHGLAKALGIKLDYRNETGASKLSRGESVFSVDSSNSYIEEEPTAADWIREVLPDGPGVLRYFRNLFPFTHWIMRYNLQWLYGDLVAGITVGAVVVPQSMAYAKLAELPVEFGLYSSFMGVLIYWFFATSKDITIGPVAVMSTIVGNIVLKVQAEDPNLAPEVVASALAIIVGGIVCFIGLVRLGWLVELISLTSISAFMTGSAINIAVGQVPNLMGLSSVNNRASTYLVVINSLKHLGETKLDAALGLTALTMLYLVRFTFNQLAKRQPQRKKLWFFCNTLRTAFVILLYTLISYLINRNLPDHSTKSAKSSPVKLLGPVPRGFKHAAVPTVNSHIVSLFASEIPVSVIVLLIEHISISKSFGRVNNYTIDPSQELIAIGVSNLLGPFLGAYPATGSFSRTAIKSKAGVRTPFAGVLTALVVLLAIYALPAVFFFIPNSALSAVIIHAVGDLITPPNTVYQFWRVSPLEVIIFFAGVIVTVFTSIDIGVYVTIATSMALLLFRVFKAQGRFLGRVKVHSVIGDHLIEGEDNKPGTVRLGQDSDPNKSARNIFLPIEHEDGSNPTIRAQHPYPGIFIYRFSEGFNYPNANHYLDYMVHRIFEETQRTNPHGYARPGDRPWNDPGPKPGKEVVQDDHRPTLKAIILDFSSVNNVDLTSVQNLIDVRNQLDRYTAPERVQWHFACINNRWTKRALVAAGFGYPTAIDGSYSRWKPIFSVAELGGNWSAAAAAEEEENRELHKQRTDIETGQREVDSINHSEASSFTDIDKQLQKSRAYGQSNVKVAVVHGLNRPFFHIDLTSALQSAIHNLGGQAESEGETQNGQS; encoded by the exons ATGGCGTCGACAAGCACCAAGGTCGGCCACGGCCTTGCAAAGGCACTTGGCATCAAGCTGGACTATCGCAACGAGACTGGAGCTTCGAAACTGAGCCGTGGCGAGTCAGTATTCTCCGTCGACAGTTCGAACAGCTACATCGAGGAGGAGCCTACCGCAGCGGACTGGATCCGCGAAGTCTTGCCTGATGGACCTGGGGTACTGCGGTACTTCCGTAACCTGTTCCCCTTCACACACTGGATTATGAGGTACAACTTACAATGGCTGTATGGAGATCTCGTTGCTGGCATCACGGTCGGCGCTGTCGTCGTTCCACAAAGCATGGCATACGCAAAACTTGCCGAGCTTCCTGTCGAATTTGGCCTGTACTCCTCTTTCATGGGTGTACTCATCTACTGGTTCTTCGCTACATCAAAAGATATTACCATCGGC CCTGTCGCTGTAATGTCTACCATCGTCGGTAACATCGTCCTCAAGGTTCAAGCAGAAGATCCAAATCTGGCTCCGGAGGTGGTTGCATCTGCTCTTGCAATTATCGTCGGAGGTATCGTCTGTTTCATTGGCCTCGTACGCCTCGGCTGGCTCGTCGAATTGATCTCACTCACCTCGATCTCTGCATTCATGACCGGATCCGCCATCAACATCGCTGTTGGCCAAGTACCAAATTTGATGGGCTTGAGCAGCGTGAACAACCGCGCTTCGACTTACTTGGTGGTCATCAACTCGCTGAAGCACCTGGGAGAGACCAAGCTGGACGCAGCACTGGGCCTGACGGCACTGACAATGCTGTATCTCGTCCGCTTCACCTTCAACCAGCTTGCCAAGCGACAGCCTCAACGCAAGAAATTGTGGTTCTTCTGCAATACGCTACGAACCGCCTTCGTGATCCTTCTCTACACCCTGATCAGCTACCTGATCAACCGAAACCTACCGGACCACAGCACCAAGTCTGCTAAATCATCGCCCGTCAAACTCCTTGGACCTGTTCCCAGAGGATTCAAGCACGCCGCGGTCCCAACTGTCAACAGCCACATTGTCAGTCTGTTCGCGAGTGAGATCCCAGTCTCGGTCATTGTGCTTCTCATTGAGCACATCTCCATTTCGAAGTCCTTCGGCAGAGTCAACAACTACACAATCGACCCGTCGCAAGAGCTAATCGCTATCGGAGTGTCGAACCTGCTGGGCCCGTTTTTGGGCGCCTATCCAGCTACTGGCTCCTTCTCTCGAACCGCGATCAAGTCCAAAGCTGGTGTGCGCACGCCATTCGCCGGTGTCCTCACTGCGCTTGTTGTGCTGCTCGCAATCTATGCACTTCCAGCAGTGTTCTTCTTCATCCCGAACTCAGCGCTCAGCGCTGTCATCATCCATGCTGTCGGCGATCTGATCACCCCACCCAACACGGTCTACCAGTTCTGGCGAGTTTCACCACTCGAGGTCATCATCTTCTTCGCCGGTGTTATCGTCACTGTCTTCACGTCCATCGACATCGGTGTTTACGTCACAATCGCGACCTCGATGGCACTCCTGCTCTTCAGAGTATTCAAAGCTCAAGGACGCTTCCTTGGTCGCGTCAAGGTGCACTCCGTGATTGGTGATCATCTTATTGAGGGCGAAGACAATAAGCCCGGCACGGTGAGACTTGGCCAGGATAGCGACCCCAACAAGTCTGCGAGAAACATCTTCCTGCCAATCGAGCACGAAGATGGCTCAAACCCGACCATTCGTGCCCAGCATCCGTATCCTGGCATCTTCATCTACAGGTTCTCAGAAGGCTTCAACTACCCCAACGCAAACCACTATCTGGACTACATGGTTCACAGGATCTTCGAAGAGACGCAACGCACAAATCCCCACGGCTACGCGCGACCTGGCGACCGGCCTTGGAATGACCCCGGCCCAAAGCCAGGCAAGGAAGTGGTGCAGGACGACCATAGACCGACTCTCAAAGCCATCATTCTCGATTTCTCGTCGGTCAACAATGTTGATCTCACATCAGTGCAGAACCTCATTGACGTCCGCAACCAACTCGATCGCTACACCGCGCCGGAACGCGTACAATGGCATTTTGCTTGCATCAACAATCGCTGGACGAAACGTGCCCTCGTCGCTGCAGGCTTTGGATATCCAACCGCTATTGACGGCAGCTACTCTCGGTGGAAGCCAATCTTCAGCGTCGCCGAACTTGGTGGTAACTGGAGCGCGGCTGCTGCTGCAGAAGAAGAGGAGAACAGAGAGCTGCACAAACAACGCACAGATATCGAGACTGGGCAAAGAGAGGTTGACAGCATCAACCACTCTGAAGCCAGCTCATTCACCGATATCGACAAGCAGCTGCAGAAGTCGAGGGCGTATGGTCAAAGCAATGTCAAGGTTGCAGTCGTGCATGGCTTGAACAGGCCATTCTTCCACATCGACTTGACTAGTGCGCTGCAATCGGCAATCCACAATTTGGGAGGCCAGGCGGAATCAGAGGGCGAGACTCAGAATGGGCAGTCATGA